One genomic segment of Merismopedia glauca CCAP 1448/3 includes these proteins:
- a CDS encoding glycoside hydrolase family 55 protein gives MPKTYLITLFLGCLLTFTTCTSVANAAPLPPNSGAINVKDLGAVGDGVTDDTEVLQKALNDKTKFIYLPNGTYLVCGTLKWGNPEKRTVIEGESREGVIIRLQDKCPNFDNPKRPKPVISALQAEKTGQAFRNSIYDLTIDVGADNPGAIGIEFVNNNQGGIRNVTIRSSDSKQRGAIGLALTKKWPGPGLIKNVKISGFDYGIKVIHPEYSMIFEDLVLENQKIVGIQNQTNIISIRKLKSNNSVPVIRQVDDARGLVVVIDGNFSGGSSKYAAIENSQGVLYARNIRTSGYKAAINNQGKIVAGNIVNEFVSEQPYRLFKVKRNSLRMPVLETPNIVPDELKDWVSVTEFGAKSGFKNDSTEAIQKAIDSGKSTIYFPKGEYLISNTIYLRGNVKRIIGMESAILAKGEAFQDREIPVFRLESGTSDVVSIERFWAMYGSKANYWVEQADSRTLVLRNLMMGNYRNTVSGKLFIEDVAGDVWEFNRQSVWVRQLNTEINQRKILNNGGSLWILGLKTEKAGTIIETINGGMTEVLGGLIYPASTQVSPDEPAFISQESQLSVVIGESQYNRGGRYQIMIQDTKGGVTRILENRNLPRRAGGSLVPLYSGSNSAEKEQEKPEKCWLFK, from the coding sequence ATGCCAAAAACCTATTTAATAACGCTTTTTTTAGGATGTTTGCTAACATTTACAACTTGTACATCTGTAGCTAATGCAGCGCCTTTACCACCCAATTCAGGAGCAATTAACGTCAAAGATTTGGGCGCAGTTGGAGATGGGGTAACAGACGATACTGAGGTTTTGCAAAAAGCTTTAAACGATAAAACTAAATTTATTTATTTGCCCAATGGCACTTATTTGGTTTGTGGCACATTGAAATGGGGAAATCCTGAAAAACGCACAGTCATCGAAGGAGAAAGCCGCGAAGGAGTAATTATTCGCTTGCAAGATAAGTGTCCTAACTTTGATAACCCCAAACGTCCCAAACCCGTAATTAGTGCTTTACAAGCTGAAAAAACTGGTCAAGCTTTTCGTAATAGTATTTACGACTTAACTATCGATGTAGGTGCAGATAATCCAGGGGCGATCGGCATAGAGTTTGTTAATAATAATCAAGGTGGAATTCGGAATGTCACAATTCGTTCTAGTGACTCCAAGCAAAGAGGAGCAATTGGTTTAGCTTTAACCAAAAAATGGCCTGGACCTGGATTAATCAAGAATGTCAAAATTAGTGGTTTTGACTATGGCATTAAAGTAATTCATCCAGAATACAGTATGATTTTTGAAGACTTGGTTCTCGAAAATCAAAAGATTGTAGGGATTCAAAATCAAACCAATATTATTAGTATTCGCAAACTTAAAAGTAATAACTCTGTTCCTGTAATTCGTCAGGTGGATGATGCCAGAGGTTTAGTAGTAGTAATTGATGGTAATTTTAGTGGTGGTTCCTCTAAATATGCAGCCATAGAAAACTCGCAAGGAGTTCTATATGCTCGGAATATTAGGACATCTGGATACAAAGCTGCTATTAATAATCAAGGTAAAATTGTTGCTGGTAACATAGTTAATGAATTTGTTTCCGAACAACCTTACCGATTATTTAAAGTCAAACGTAATTCTCTGAGAATGCCAGTTTTAGAAACTCCTAATATAGTACCTGATGAGTTAAAAGATTGGGTCAGCGTGACAGAGTTTGGTGCTAAAAGTGGTTTTAAAAACGATTCAACTGAAGCTATTCAAAAAGCTATTGATTCGGGTAAAAGTACCATTTATTTTCCTAAAGGCGAATACTTAATTAGCAATACTATTTATCTACGGGGTAATGTTAAAAGGATTATCGGCATGGAATCAGCAATTCTTGCTAAAGGCGAAGCTTTCCAAGATCGAGAAATACCTGTCTTTCGCTTAGAATCGGGTACTTCAGATGTGGTTTCGATTGAAAGATTTTGGGCAATGTATGGATCGAAAGCTAACTACTGGGTAGAACAGGCTGACTCTAGAACTTTGGTTCTCAGAAACTTAATGATGGGAAATTATCGTAATACTGTCTCAGGCAAATTATTTATTGAAGATGTAGCCGGAGATGTTTGGGAGTTTAACCGCCAAAGTGTTTGGGTAAGACAATTAAATACAGAAATTAATCAAAGAAAGATTTTAAATAATGGGGGTAGTCTCTGGATTTTAGGATTAAAAACCGAAAAGGCGGGAACTATTATTGAAACAATAAATGGCGGTATGACGGAGGTTTTAGGAGGATTAATTTACCCAGCTTCTACACAAGTTTCCCCAGATGAACCTGCTTTTATTAGTCAAGAATCACAATTATCTGTAGTAATTGGGGAGTCTCAATATAATCGTGGTGGTCGCTATCAAATTATGATTCAAGATACCAAAGGTGGAGTAACTAGGATTTTGGAAAACAGAAATTTACCAAGACGCGCAGGTGGAAGTCTAGTTCCTCTTTATTCTGGTTCTAATTCTGCCGAAAAAGAGCAAGAAAAACCGGAAAAATGCTGGTTATTTAAATGA
- a CDS encoding glycerophosphodiester phosphodiesterase family protein — protein sequence MFAHIRLALLATVVAAAIPSTPAIAYSFKTLNNQTPIVIGHRGASGYRPEHTLESYALAIEQGADFIEPDLVSTKDGVLIARHEVNITGTTDVSTHPEFKDRYTTKTIDGVTESGWFADDFTLAEIKTLRAVERLPFRDGSFNGLYQIPTLQEVIDLAKQKGKETGRTIGIYPETKHPTYHDSVGLSLEEPLIATLEANGWNSADAPVFIQSFEVGNLKELSQKTNVRLVQLTDAADISLDGTVIYNQPYDFVVSGNSLTYGDLLSNTGLAEIATYADGIGPWKRSLVSIAGVDSNNDGVADDVNGDGLVNDADKTLVAPSNLVDLAHTLGLLVHPYTFRNEDRYLAADYQGNPLLEYKQFFKLGVDGLFTDFPDTAIAARNNLAAVPEPSTILGSLAFGILAKRFSRKRQQPK from the coding sequence ATGTTTGCTCATATCAGACTAGCTTTACTAGCCACAGTAGTTGCAGCCGCTATTCCCAGCACTCCAGCGATCGCCTATAGTTTTAAAACTTTAAATAATCAGACTCCCATCGTGATTGGACACCGAGGGGCGAGTGGTTATCGTCCAGAACATACCCTAGAATCTTATGCATTGGCGATTGAACAGGGTGCAGACTTCATTGAACCCGATTTAGTCTCTACCAAAGATGGCGTTCTCATCGCCCGTCATGAGGTTAATATTACGGGGACTACCGATGTTTCCACTCATCCTGAATTTAAAGACCGTTATACCACCAAAACTATTGATGGCGTAACTGAATCGGGATGGTTTGCTGATGACTTTACCCTAGCTGAAATTAAGACATTGCGGGCTGTAGAACGCTTACCTTTCCGCGATGGATCGTTTAATGGTTTGTATCAAATACCGACTCTGCAAGAGGTAATCGATTTAGCCAAGCAGAAAGGCAAGGAAACTGGGCGTACTATTGGGATTTACCCTGAAACCAAACATCCCACTTACCACGATTCCGTTGGTTTATCTTTAGAAGAACCCCTCATAGCTACTCTTGAGGCTAATGGTTGGAACAGCGCTGATGCGCCTGTTTTTATCCAATCTTTTGAAGTGGGTAATCTCAAAGAATTAAGCCAAAAAACCAATGTCAGGTTAGTCCAACTAACAGATGCAGCCGATATATCTTTAGATGGGACTGTAATCTATAATCAGCCTTACGATTTTGTTGTCAGTGGCAATTCTTTAACCTATGGCGACTTACTCTCCAATACGGGATTAGCCGAAATAGCTACCTATGCAGATGGAATTGGTCCTTGGAAGCGATCGCTAGTCAGTATAGCTGGAGTTGACAGCAATAATGATGGTGTCGCTGATGATGTTAACGGCGATGGTTTAGTTAACGATGCTGATAAAACATTAGTTGCACCCAGTAATTTAGTCGATTTGGCACATACATTAGGTTTGTTGGTACATCCTTACACCTTCCGCAACGAGGATCGCTACTTAGCTGCCGATTATCAAGGAAATCCCCTGTTAGAGTACAAACAGTTTTTCAAACTAGGTGTTGACGGTTTATTTACCGATTTTCCAGATACAGCGATCGCTGCTCGTAACAATCTAGCTGCTGTGCCCGAACCATCGACTATACTAGGTTCTTTGGCGTTTGGGATTTTAGCTAAACGTTTCTCTCGGAAGCGCCAACAACCAAAATAA
- a CDS encoding TMEM165/GDT1 family protein, with protein MWGVFSSTFFTILMAEMGDKTQLATMLMSAQSQSPWIVFAGAGAALVSTSLVGVLLGRWLSKHITPKTLNLLGGMLLVSISIMLFWDVLVNS; from the coding sequence ATTTGGGGAGTATTTAGCAGTACTTTTTTTACCATTTTAATGGCAGAAATGGGAGATAAAACCCAGTTAGCCACGATGTTAATGAGCGCTCAATCTCAATCTCCGTGGATCGTATTTGCAGGCGCTGGTGCGGCGTTGGTTTCCACTAGTCTAGTCGGGGTGCTTTTGGGTAGATGGTTGTCAAAACATATTACTCCCAAGACTTTGAATTTGCTCGGTGGAATGCTACTAGTATCTATTTCCATCATGCTATTTTGGGATGTATTAGTTAACAGTTAG
- a CDS encoding TMEM165/GDT1 family protein, protein MNWQLLGLSFITVFIAELGDKSQLAAIALGGCSKHPKAVFFGSVAALLLASFLGVLVGGEISQWLPPNVLKAIAAVGFAILGVRLLLAKPETIEE, encoded by the coding sequence ATGAATTGGCAACTTTTAGGACTTAGTTTTATTACGGTATTTATCGCCGAACTTGGGGATAAAAGTCAGCTAGCAGCGATCGCATTGGGTGGTTGTAGCAAACATCCCAAAGCAGTATTTTTCGGTTCGGTAGCGGCGTTATTATTAGCTAGTTTTTTGGGGGTGTTAGTCGGGGGAGAAATTTCTCAATGGTTACCACCGAATGTATTGAAAGCGATCGCGGCTGTCGGTTTTGCTATATTGGGGGTGCGTCTTCTGTTGGCTAAACCGGAGACAATAGAAGAATAA
- a CDS encoding class I SAM-dependent methyltransferase, with protein MSEHLQANLEPSVEPKEFFNQQWNVYQKVLNNNYMGHREIYTVLHELLVSHFQKPFRMLELGCGDASFTAQALVDTNIAAYQGIDLSEVALEIAEENLAAIAIETILLKGDLSNFTNELPQNKPQQFDIIMTSFALHHLDLAQKDSVINNISNCLNPDGIFILIDVVRQENEEREAYIRRYLNDVEQRWSMITPQEYSMVENHISASDFPETQQTLRQLAAKHNFSRVECLYGDRLDTTQLLCFYR; from the coding sequence ATGTCAGAGCATCTCCAAGCTAATCTAGAACCATCTGTAGAGCCGAAAGAATTCTTCAATCAGCAGTGGAATGTCTACCAAAAAGTCCTAAATAACAATTATATGGGACACCGTGAAATCTACACGGTTCTGCACGAATTGCTAGTTAGCCACTTTCAAAAACCTTTTAGAATGCTGGAGTTAGGCTGTGGCGATGCTAGCTTCACGGCTCAGGCTTTAGTAGATACTAACATTGCTGCCTATCAAGGTATCGATCTGTCTGAAGTTGCTTTAGAAATTGCTGAGGAAAACTTAGCCGCGATCGCAATCGAAACAATTTTATTAAAAGGGGATCTATCCAACTTTACTAATGAATTGCCCCAAAATAAACCACAGCAATTCGATATTATCATGACTTCTTTTGCTTTGCATCACTTAGATTTAGCACAGAAAGACTCAGTTATTAATAATATCTCAAATTGTCTCAATCCTGATGGAATTTTTATTTTAATTGATGTTGTCCGTCAAGAAAATGAAGAGCGAGAAGCCTATATTAGACGCTATTTAAATGATGTAGAGCAACGTTGGTCTATGATTACCCCACAAGAGTATTCAATGGTGGAAAATCATATTTCTGCCAGTGATTTTCCCGAAACTCAACAAACCTTACGGCAACTTGCAGCTAAGCACAATTTTAGTCGAGTCGAGTGCTTATATGGCGATCGCCTTGACACCACTCAGTTGCTCTGTTTTTACCGCTAA
- a CDS encoding ribbon-helix-helix domain-containing protein codes for MNITLKPEQERFIQDQLAIGRFKSADEVLAQAFMLLEHKYREDDVWIEDMRLKVDEAKAEADLGHVLPLEAVMAQLQARFRQARENQA; via the coding sequence GTGAATATTACCCTTAAACCAGAGCAAGAGCGATTTATCCAAGATCAATTGGCTATTGGACGATTTAAGTCGGCTGACGAGGTTTTAGCACAGGCATTTATGCTGTTGGAGCATAAGTATCGAGAAGATGATGTGTGGATAGAGGATATGCGACTTAAGGTAGATGAGGCGAAGGCAGAAGCCGATCTGGGTCACGTTTTACCTTTAGAAGCGGTTATGGCACAGTTACAGGCTAGATTTAGACAAGCACGGGAGAATCAGGCTTGA
- the hppD gene encoding 4-hydroxyphenylpyruvate dioxygenase: MKDFCPIESFDHLEFYVGNAKQAAIFYSKCFGFTQTAYRGLETGSRDIASYVLEQGKIRLIFTSSLTPDNAIAKSVSLHGDSIAVMGLEVADAFSAYKETIARGAKGAIAPTEVEDGYGIFRYAAIQGYGDLLIKFVDHSDYRGVFAPGYQNLASPTPGFGLKQIDHVVGNVELGQMDYWVKYLAETMGFSLLVHFDDKTISTKNSALASKVMQDKSRKIKLPINEPALGKGKSQIQEYLDYHRGAGIQHVALATDDIISTVTQLRNAGAEFLYTPPTYYERLTERVGTINEPIAELAKLGILVDRDSEGYLLQIFTQPVQDRPTVFFEIIQRHGANGFGEGNFKSLFAAIEREQEQRGNL; encoded by the coding sequence ATGAAAGATTTTTGTCCGATCGAGAGTTTCGATCATCTTGAGTTTTATGTGGGTAACGCCAAACAAGCGGCAATATTCTACTCTAAATGCTTTGGCTTTACTCAGACTGCATATCGAGGCTTGGAAACAGGTAGCCGAGATATAGCCTCCTATGTGTTGGAACAGGGAAAAATTAGGTTAATTTTCACCAGTAGTCTGACTCCAGATAACGCGATCGCCAAATCTGTCAGTTTACATGGAGATAGTATCGCCGTGATGGGTTTGGAGGTTGCCGATGCTTTCAGTGCGTATAAGGAAACTATAGCGCGAGGTGCCAAAGGTGCGATCGCCCCTACAGAAGTTGAAGACGGCTATGGGATTTTCCGCTATGCTGCAATTCAAGGCTATGGAGATTTGCTCATTAAATTTGTCGATCACAGCGACTATCGAGGAGTTTTTGCCCCAGGTTACCAAAATCTCGCCTCACCCACACCTGGCTTTGGTTTGAAGCAGATCGATCATGTAGTAGGGAATGTAGAATTGGGGCAGATGGATTATTGGGTGAAATACCTAGCTGAAACGATGGGTTTTAGCCTGTTGGTTCATTTTGATGACAAAACCATCTCCACTAAAAACTCGGCTTTAGCATCCAAAGTAATGCAAGATAAAAGTCGTAAAATCAAGCTTCCCATCAACGAACCAGCTTTAGGCAAAGGTAAATCCCAAATTCAAGAGTATTTGGATTACCATCGTGGCGCAGGAATTCAGCACGTCGCCCTAGCTACAGATGACATTATCAGCACTGTCACCCAATTACGGAATGCAGGAGCAGAATTTCTGTATACTCCTCCAACCTACTACGAAAGGTTAACTGAGCGAGTGGGAACCATTAACGAACCCATCGCCGAACTTGCCAAATTAGGGATTTTAGTAGATCGAGACTCGGAAGGATATCTACTCCAAATCTTCACACAGCCAGTTCAAGATCGCCCCACAGTCTTCTTTGAAATTATCCAACGTCATGGAGCCAACGGCTTTGGAGAAGGTAACTTTAAGTCGCTATTTGCCGCCATCGAGCGAGAACAGGAACAAAGAGGCAATTTATAG
- a CDS encoding homogentisate 1,2-dioxygenase, giving the protein MTYYYKLGNIPHKRHTQFRQADGSLHHEELIGIRGFSGIQSLLYHLHPPTQGKLLQVESNQKVTRTVPGLLHHRHLRTHHIPPGGDAISACTPLLLNQNLRISVARPTEAMSYWYRFAAGDRTIFIHHGNGVLETQFGNLSYQPGDYLVIPTGVIWRLLPNPETEQRLLLIDAYGHIEPPARYLNNYGQFLEHAPYCERDLRPPETLTPHDETGEFEVRIETRDGITCYLYHHHPLDVVGWDGHLWPYAFNISDFEPITGRIHQPPPVHQTFSAPGFVICSFVPRLFDYHPSAIPAPYNHSNADSDEVLYYVSDSFMSRKGIESGSLTLHPRGLPHGPHLGMYEESIGKQETDEVAVMIDTFEPLYVTQEALAFEDPDYSYSWLV; this is encoded by the coding sequence ATGACTTACTACTACAAACTAGGCAATATTCCTCACAAACGGCACACTCAGTTTCGCCAAGCTGATGGATCGCTGCATCACGAAGAATTAATCGGAATTCGCGGGTTTTCGGGAATTCAATCTTTACTGTATCACCTGCATCCTCCCACCCAAGGGAAATTGCTCCAGGTGGAATCGAACCAAAAGGTTACCCGTACTGTTCCAGGATTGCTGCATCATCGTCACCTACGCACCCACCATATTCCACCAGGAGGAGATGCAATTAGCGCTTGTACTCCCCTCCTATTAAACCAGAATTTGCGTATTTCTGTGGCGCGCCCAACTGAAGCGATGTCTTATTGGTATAGATTTGCGGCGGGCGATCGCACCATCTTCATTCATCATGGTAATGGAGTGCTAGAAACTCAGTTTGGCAATTTATCCTATCAGCCAGGAGATTATTTAGTCATTCCCACGGGAGTCATTTGGCGACTGCTACCGAATCCAGAAACAGAACAAAGGTTACTATTAATTGATGCTTACGGACATATTGAACCGCCAGCCCGTTATTTAAATAATTATGGTCAATTTCTAGAACACGCACCCTATTGCGAACGAGATCTTCGCCCTCCAGAAACTTTGACTCCCCACGATGAAACTGGAGAATTTGAGGTGCGGATCGAAACCCGTGACGGGATTACCTGTTATCTGTATCACCATCATCCTCTAGATGTAGTGGGTTGGGATGGGCATCTTTGGCCCTACGCATTTAATATTAGCGACTTTGAACCTATTACTGGGCGTATTCACCAACCACCGCCAGTACATCAAACCTTTTCTGCACCAGGATTTGTGATTTGCTCTTTTGTTCCCCGTCTGTTTGATTATCATCCTTCAGCGATTCCCGCACCTTACAACCATTCCAATGCGGATTCGGATGAAGTGCTGTACTACGTGTCAGATAGTTTTATGTCTCGCAAGGGGATTGAATCAGGTTCTCTTACTCTACACCCCAGAGGATTGCCTCACGGCCCTCATTTGGGGATGTATGAAGAATCTATCGGGAAGCAGGAAACGGATGAGGTAGCGGTGATGATTGATACTTTTGAGCCTTTGTATGTGACGCAGGAGGCTCTAGCTTTTGAAGATCCTGATTATTCCTACAGTTGGTTAGTTTAG
- a CDS encoding radical SAM protein, giving the protein MVQFVIKTSKFCNLRCRYCYEYPELGNRQAILPEQLDVMYHHIANYYQNFDQPTYIDFVWHGGEPLLQKPDFYWKTFERQKEIFGELAPYVKNSVQTNLTVLNPERINLLKYGFDSVGVSIDLFGGLRVDQSGTDSVSTVLDNLDKLRDAQIPYGCITVLTQLNLPYLKEIYQFYEQMNVSFRLLPLFKGAFDNQHQGFEITAQEVLKAFCQLVDFWLESEDIVMVKPIVEHMEQILRHYTPHAQPIFYDKREQESVYLVNTNGEVYSYADAYEGLSHGNIFTTSLAELVAGEAHQKVIEQAESRMVATCSQCPYFGSCSGYPVAEGSLEYNEFDETGAIRCIVSQGTLAHIEKRFKQAGIINPETGELTLDPISFSKTPAALDCPV; this is encoded by the coding sequence ATGGTGCAATTTGTGATTAAGACTTCCAAATTTTGTAACTTGCGCTGTCGATATTGTTATGAGTATCCAGAGTTAGGAAATCGTCAGGCAATTCTTCCAGAACAGCTAGATGTAATGTATCATCATATAGCTAATTATTACCAAAACTTTGACCAGCCAACCTACATTGATTTTGTGTGGCATGGTGGCGAACCATTGTTACAAAAACCAGATTTTTACTGGAAAACATTTGAGCGTCAAAAAGAAATATTTGGCGAACTTGCACCCTATGTTAAAAACTCAGTTCAAACTAATTTAACTGTCTTAAATCCCGAACGAATTAACTTACTCAAATATGGTTTTGATAGTGTTGGTGTTTCCATCGATCTATTTGGCGGTTTGCGAGTAGATCAATCTGGAACTGATTCTGTATCTACTGTCTTAGATAATTTAGATAAATTGCGCGATGCTCAAATTCCTTATGGTTGCATCACTGTTTTAACTCAATTAAATCTACCTTACCTCAAAGAAATTTATCAATTCTACGAACAGATGAATGTTTCTTTTAGGTTATTACCTTTATTTAAAGGAGCATTTGATAATCAACACCAAGGATTTGAAATTACCGCTCAAGAAGTGTTAAAAGCTTTCTGTCAACTAGTAGATTTCTGGTTAGAAAGTGAAGATATAGTTATGGTTAAACCAATTGTCGAACATATGGAACAAATCCTGCGTCACTATACCCCTCATGCTCAACCAATTTTTTATGACAAGCGCGAACAAGAATCGGTTTATTTAGTGAATACCAATGGTGAAGTTTATAGTTATGCTGATGCTTATGAAGGTTTAAGTCACGGCAATATTTTCACGACTTCTTTAGCAGAATTAGTGGCTGGAGAAGCTCATCAAAAAGTAATCGAACAAGCAGAATCTCGGATGGTAGCAACTTGTTCTCAATGCCCTTATTTTGGCAGTTGCAGTGGTTATCCAGTCGCTGAAGGTAGTCTTGAATATAATGAATTTGATGAAACAGGTGCGATTCGTTGTATTGTCTCTCAAGGAACTTTAGCACACATCGAAAAACGCTTTAAACAAGCCGGAATCATTAATCCAGAAACTGGAGAATTAACCCTCGATCCGATATCTTTTAGCAAGACACCAGCAGCTTTAGATTGCCCAGTTTAA
- a CDS encoding universal stress protein — MAIEKILLANSANGQAQAMLKALMEIPYIQRAKVTVLQAIPPQTSSAKMALKQEEGNQAISTIIQNLNLDPDRVSIILREGDPKDLVCKVAQETDTDLIIVSSRALKRLQAILENSVSQYVFQLSDRPMLLVKDDVYVKKITRIMVAVDGSPASQNCLDLAIQFLRDIKGGELILAHVKRQSAGKGDTFVEKPEQDPILSGAIAQAKKQGIAYRCATAIGKPGVEICRLADEWNVGLLIIGSPDRRPSVAKTLPDLDRLIGSSISDYVRVNINCPVLLARTISKTTR; from the coding sequence ATGGCTATTGAAAAAATTCTATTAGCAAATTCTGCCAACGGACAAGCACAAGCTATGTTGAAGGCTTTAATGGAAATTCCCTACATCCAAAGAGCTAAAGTTACCGTATTACAAGCTATTCCACCTCAAACCAGTTCTGCAAAGATGGCGCTGAAACAGGAAGAAGGAAATCAAGCCATCTCGACAATTATACAAAACTTGAATCTCGATCCCGATCGCGTTTCCATTATCCTACGGGAAGGAGATCCCAAAGATCTCGTCTGTAAAGTAGCTCAAGAGACAGATACAGACCTAATTATTGTCAGTTCTAGAGCCTTAAAACGCCTACAAGCCATTTTAGAAAACTCGGTGAGTCAATATGTCTTTCAACTCTCCGATCGCCCCATGTTATTAGTTAAAGATGACGTTTATGTGAAAAAAATTACTCGGATCATGGTGGCTGTCGATGGTTCTCCAGCCAGTCAAAATTGCCTCGATCTAGCCATCCAATTCTTAAGGGATATCAAGGGTGGAGAGTTGATTTTGGCACACGTCAAGCGTCAATCTGCGGGGAAAGGCGATACATTTGTCGAAAAACCAGAGCAAGATCCGATTTTATCTGGGGCGATCGCTCAAGCCAAAAAGCAAGGAATTGCATACCGTTGCGCGACGGCTATTGGTAAACCAGGGGTAGAAATTTGCCGATTGGCGGATGAGTGGAATGTTGGCTTACTAATCATCGGTTCTCCAGATCGTCGCCCTTCTGTAGCTAAAACTTTACCAGACTTAGATCGCCTCATTGGTTCTTCAATTTCTGATTACGTTAGAGTCAATATCAATTGTCCAGTATTGCTAGCCCGCACCATCAGCAAAACGACGCGATAA